The sequence CAAAACTATCAACAAGCATTTTATCCATTCCTTTAGGACCAAGTGAAGATTTAAGTGTTTCAGATATTATTTTTGCAACCATTATATTTGCTGATTGTGCTTCTCTCCCTCTCGTCCTACGTGTTCCTTCTCTAAGAATTATAATTGGTTGAGTAGCTCCTGCTCCTGGAACTGATTGGTTTGCCATATAATATCACCCTAATTTAAAAATTTTTTAAAAAACTATTTAATAAGCTTTTACTCTCTTTTTTTAGTAAAATAAGCCTTTTTTTCAATAATATTTTTTCTTTAATGTTAATTCTAAATATTCGCTTATTTTAAAGCCATATAAAGAAGCAAGAATCCCACTAATAAATAAAATATATAAAAGATTTATGAAATTTGCAATTATAGAAGAACTAATTATTGTTTCAATAGGTAATCCTATTAAAGAAAAAATTGCTATCCAAACAATTTGAAAAGAACCTACATATCCAGGAGCAGCTGGTAAAGCATGAGATAAAGTTATAATTAAAGAGATTATTAAAGCTGAAAATAAAGATATTTTTATATCAAGCGAGTATATAATCATTATAAAAATTAATGCTTGAAAGAAAGTTATAAAAAATGAGAATATATGAAAGAATATATTCTTATAAACAATTTTAAGAGTTTTACTTCCTTCTATAAGTGAAGTTGAAAAATTAATTAAAGCTTCTTTAATTTTCTTAGGAAATGGTTTTAAAATTTTTTTAATAAAATTTATGAATTCTTCTTCAAATTTTATAATAGAAAATATAAATATTAAACCAATAAAAATTACTACTCCAGCTAATTCAAAAGAAGCTATAATAATTATATTTGAACTTATTGAAAATGGAATAAAGAATAATAAAATAGATAAAAATAATAATAAATAAATTAAATCAAATATTCTTTCAATAATAACTGTTGCAAAAATTGATGCAAAACTTTTTTTACTTTCTTTAGAAATAGCTAATGCTCTTGCTATTTCTCCAATTCTTAAAGGAATCAATGTATTTATTAAATATCCTAAACCTGTAGCTGATAAAGCCATTGATATTTTAATTCCATTCATAGGTTTAATTAATAAAATCCATCTAAATGCTCTAAAAATAAAGAATAATATTGTAAAAATTCCTCCTAATAAAATATAAAAAATATTTAATTTTAATATTGTATAAATTATTTTATCAATTCCAATATAAAAAATTAAAATTAAAATAAGAATTATGCCAATTATTAATGGAATAAATATTTTATAAAATTCTTTAAACATATTTTATCAACACTTATATTCATAAGTAAACAAAAAGATTTAAAAGAAACGTCTATTTATAAATTTATAACTAAATATTTATAAATAAATTTAAATTTCTTATATTGACGGTGGAAGCATTGAAGCTTATTTCAGTAAAACTTCCTGAAGCATTAATAGAAGGAATGGATGAATTAGTAAAACTTGGAATGTATCCAAGTAGAAGTGCAGTAATTAGGACTGCAATAAGAGATTTATTAAGAAAAGAACTTTGGAAAAAATAATCTTCTTTATTTCATTAAATTTTAATAATTCATGTTTCAATAATAAGGTTACATTCATTAAGCAAGTTTAATAATAATATTATTTTCTCTTTATCAATTTCTATTCCAAATTCTGCTTCAAGTTTATTAATAATATCTTCAAATGATATTGGTTTATCTAAAAGCATCGGTAAAGCATGAAAGAATATTGTTGAATAATATTTTTCTTTATCAATAATTTCTTTTAACCATGCTATTTTCTCTTCTCCAATATTTTTAATAAACCATTTAAGGTTTAATGGTCCTATGAATTTTCTAATGTATTTTTTCTTTTCTTTTTTATCTTCTATTTTATAAAATTGTTTAAGTTTTTCTCCTAATTTTTCATCAATTTTATTTATTACTAAGAAAAATTCTTTATAAAACTCTTTTTCACGTATTTCATAAATTCTATTAAGCTTGTTTATCATAGATTCTCCAAGTTTTTTATGAAGTAAACTCATAAAATAATGATAGACATATTTTTTCATTTCTGGAAATTTCTCTATAGAAGCTGATTTATATGCTGCAACACCGGATGCTATAGCAATTTCTTTAAGAACATAAGGATCTATTTTATCAATTGTATCTTCGCTTGAATGATAAAATTTATCTGGCCATTGATTCAACATATATGCAGGTATGCCAAAATCAAGATAAATATCATGATCGCTTCCTGCTTCATAATCTACAATACTAAATTTTATAGATAATGCACTACTTAATCCACTAAAAGATTTTATTTTTGAGAAAACTTTCTCAATTTCATAATACAGGATAGCTTCTACAAAGGAAGTCTTGAAATATGGTGCTCTAACAAGCATTAAAGTTGAGCCTGTTATTTCTTGTTTTTCACCAATCATATCTAAATTTATTGCAGCAAAAATTTTTCTTTTTAGATTTGATAAAAAAGCAATTGTTCCATAGTATTCTGGATACCAAAGAAAACATATTTTCCTTAAAGGTTTTTCAAGTTTTCCTTTATCTAAAGCTCTCTTCATAGCTATAGCTAATTCAATTAATCCTGCTGAACCACTTACGTTATCATTAATCGTTCCTGCTGGATGACAATAATGAGCTACTAAATCTATTTCTTCTTCACTATCTCCAATACTTGTTTCAATAATTTTTATTTGAGGATTATCTCTATATTCAATATCAACTTTAGCTCTTAAAATTACTTCTTCATTTTTCTCAAGTATATTTAAAATCATATTTGCATTTCTTTTTGAAATATTCAATGCTATTGCATTTGCTTCATTTGCCTCTTCAATATCTAAAAATAATCCAGAATATGGTATAGCATTTTCAGGAGCTTCTTTTTTATAAAAAATTATTCCAGCTGCTTTCTTTTTTAATGCTTTCTTATAAACAAAATAAGGATTTCCATATGATAAAATTATTTTCCCTTCAATATTTTTATTTTCATAATCTTTATCATCTTCTCCTTTACCTATATAAACTACAGGAGCTTCTATTTCCCCTCCTGGACTATGCGTTACAACTAAAGTTTTAGCTTCATTAATTGTATGAAGTATTCTTTCTTTTGGTTTAACCATAGATAATTCAGCTGATTTAACATTCCATCCAATTAATGCTTCCATAAGACCATATTTCTTCTTATATGAATAAGAATAGATTCTTGTATTTAATCCATTATCATTCAATATCTTTGCAATATAATCAGCAGCTTCTTCTAATTCTATAGAACCTTGAATTCTATTATAGCTTGATATATTTGCTAAAATTTTTAAACATTCTGAAATTGAAAATTCATTCATTAAAGCTTCATATACATTCATAAATGAATAATCGTTTTTAGAAAATATATTTATTTTTTCATTTTACTCTATTATAAAACTTTATATTAAGGAAGAAAAGGCTTTATTAATATGTCTCAAAAAAAGGAAATTGCTGAATTACTTGAAAGAGTAGTTAGATTGGAAACAAGAGTAGATGAGATGGAAAAACGTTTAGAAAAAATATCAAATTATCTTAAAGAACTTTATTCTTATCTTCAAAAACAACAATCACAATATTTGATATAAAAAAAGAAGAAGATAAACCTATACTGGTGGCGGTGGTGGAGGAACTGGAGGCGGAACCTTGCCAAAAAATGCTTTAACATGAGGCCTTGTTAAATAATAAAGTATTACTATATTAATAAGTATCGTAATGATTCCAGCAGGTAAACTAACTAAACCAAGCAATATACCTATTATAGAAAATATAAATGTTAATGTCCAAGCCCATCCTTTTCCAGTCCATAATCCATAAGCAAGCAAGAAACTTACTAATCCCAATATTAATAAAACTATGGAAACTACTAATGCGATCATTCCTAGAAAACCTCCAAAGAATTCCATTTCAGGAATTTCTTCAGGCATGAATCCCATCATCATTCCTAAGAATAGATTAATAAGCAATATGCCAGCAAGATATATTATTCCTCCTATTGCTTCTAGAATTGCTAGAATAGTTACTCCTAATGGTCTTTCTCTCTTTTCCATGATGATTATTATATAAATGCATTATTTAAATCTTTAGGTTTATTTTTTAAGAAAGCTATATTTTAAATAATATTATTTAGGATGATGTTAAGGAAAAAATAAAGCAGAAATACTTTTTTTAAAAGGGGCTATACATAATCATTTAATTTAGCATTAGGATGAATTTTATGCCATTCCTCAATACTCATAGAATATTCTTTTTCTATAGGATAGCGATGAAGAGAATTTAATGTGCAAAATGGAATAATTGATCCATTTGGTAAAGCATAATGTATTACACATCTTTGAACACGTGCTAAATCAAAATTATTATGATCCATGAAATGCATGCATCCGATCATTATCATATTTCTTATGAGAGAACCAAGTGCTTTATAGGAACCTTTCGTTAATACTTCTTTAAATAATTTCCTTACATGTTCTTCTTTAACCAAAGGTAATAACTTTAATAATTGCAATTTTGCTTTTGTTTTGCTTCCTTCTATAGATGTATAATATATTTGCCAAAGTGTTTCAGCAAAATTATCTACATCTACCATTCTTGTTATTGGAGTTATTTTACCATTTTCTACAAGTATAAATGTTGCTGCTCCACAATATGGATTCATTGTAAACCTTGGATACAATCTATTTTTTACTTGTTCCATTGCAAGCGATATTGGTACGGGCCAATCAACTGGTCTAAAATCCCATCTTGAGATTGCTCCATTTGTTTGTTCTTCTATTAATTTTAATACATCTGGAGTTGTAATTCTCATCTCTTTTATTTTCTCTTTAGTTGCTCTTCCAACAAAAGATATTGGTTGAATATTCACACATCTTACAACATCTTTATTTTGGATAGCATAATTTATTATATTCCCAAGTTCATTATCATTTACATTTCTTGCTAATGTTACTACTAATACTATAGAATCCAAACCTATTTTCCTTGCATTTTCTATTACTTTTTGTTTTATAGGTACTAAATCTGTTCTTCCTCTTAATTTTTTATATATCTCTGGATTTAAACCATCAAATTGTAAGTATAATGTTGACATTCCAGCTTCTCTTATACTTTTGAAGTATTCTATATCTTCTGCTAATCTTATCCCATTACTATTTACTTCAATATGCGTAAATCCTAATTTCTTTGCTTCTTTTATTATTTTTGGTAAATCATTCCTTAAAGTTGGTTCTCCTCCTGAAAATTGTATTGCATTTGGAGCCCATGGCTTTGTACTTCTTAAATTTTTTAGCATTTCTAATATTTGTTCATATGATGGTTCATAAACATATCCTATAGCTCCAGCATAAGCAAAACAAACTGGACATGCCATATTACATCTATTAGTAACATCTATTATAGATAAAACTGTATGAGACTTATGTGCTGGGCATATTCCACAATCAAATGGGCAACCATTTATTGTTTCAGTTCTAGGGTTTTTTATTCCTGTTCCTGTATATTTTGCTTGATCCCATTTTTGCCAATATTTATAAAGTTCTGCATCTCCCCAGTAAATATCTTCAAATTTTCCATGCTCAGAACATGTTTTTTCAAGATAAACTACATTATTTTCTTCGTACACATGCATTGGAATTATTTTTTGACATACTGGGCATATACTTTGAGTCCATTTATCTATTTTTACTTCTTTTTCTACTACCTTCATCTTTTTATATCTCTTTTTTAGATAAATAAAAACATTTATTCATCTAAAATTTATATATAACTTTAATTTTAAAAACTCTTAATTATTATAAAAGGCGATTTGATTGTCCTTTTCTAAAAAAGCTTACATAGCTATTTTAATGATGGGAATTATTAGTTTATTTGGAGATATTGTTTATGAAGGTGTAAGAGGAATTATACCAGATTATTTAAAATTTTTAGGTGCTTCAGCTACAATTGTAGGAATTATAATTGGTTTAGGAGAATTAATATCATATTTTTCTAGAATTGTTGGAGGAATTTTAGCTGATAAAACTCGTAGTTATTGGCCTTTAATGCTTTTAGGCTATGGATTAATTTTCTCTTTACCTAGTTTATTTTTTTGTAATTTTTTTGGTGGATGGATTTTAGCTGCTTTATTAATAATCATTGAAAGATTTGGAAAAGGGATTAGAGCACCTGCAAGAGATACTATATTATCTTTTGTTTCAACTGGTGTAGGAGCTGGGAAAGCTTTTGGATTGCATGAACTATTAGATCAAATTGGAGCCATTATAGGACCATTGATTGTTGCTTTTATTTTTGCTTTTACTGCAAGTTATTCAATATCCTTTTTATTTCTTTTTCTACCTTATTTATTACTTTTAATTTCACTTTATTTAGTTTATAAATTTATAAAAGGATACGAAGTACCATATGTCACAAAAAAAATTGAAATTGGAATAACTAAAGGTATGACATTATTTTATATTTTTGCAATAACATTCAATTGCATAGGTATTGTTCCATCATCTTTAATTCTTTATAGAGCTTCACAATTAGCTGATATTGGAATAATCGATAGATGGTTTATACCATTGCTTTATGCCGGAATACAACTTATAGATGCCCCATCAGCTTTAATCTCTGGTTTATTATATGATAAAATTGGTCTTTCAACGTTAGTTGTGCCATTCACCATTTCATTTTTTATTTCTCCAATTCTATTTATTCCATCAAATAGTTTATGGATAGTTGTAGCTTCAGCTATATTATATGGAATTGTCTTAGGTACTCAAGAATCTATTTATAGAGCTGCAATAGCAGATATTGTTCCACAAAATATGCGTGGAACAGCATATGGAATTATAAATGCTGCTTTAGGTATAAGCATTCTTATAGCAGGTTCGATGTATGGATATTTATTAGATATAAAAGCATCATTATGGATTATAGTTTTAATAACATTCTTTATAGAAATTTTTGCATTAATTTTAATATTGTTTGTTATTTCTAAAATTAAGAAGAAATAAATAAAAATTGTATAACATATAGAAATGTTTTTTAATAAGTGAAGAAATGTTTTGCTAAAAAAGTTTATATTTTAATGGGTACCATTTATGAAAATTGCAAACTTTTATTTAATGATAATCTTACCATTTATTTTTTGGACAGCAAGATAC is a genomic window of Nitrososphaerota archaeon containing:
- a CDS encoding lysylphosphatidylglycerol synthase transmembrane domain-containing protein; its protein translation is MFKEFYKIFIPLIIGIILILILIFYIGIDKIIYTILKLNIFYILLGGIFTILFFIFRAFRWILLIKPMNGIKISMALSATGLGYLINTLIPLRIGEIARALAISKESKKSFASIFATVIIERIFDLIYLLLFLSILLFFIPFSISSNIIIIASFELAGVVIFIGLIFIFSIIKFEEEFINFIKKILKPFPKKIKEALINFSTSLIEGSKTLKIVYKNIFFHIFSFFITFFQALIFIMIIYSLDIKISLFSALIISLIITLSHALPAAPGYVGSFQIVWIAIFSLIGLPIETIISSSIIANFINLLYILFISGILASLYGFKISEYLELTLKKKYY
- a CDS encoding ribbon-helix-helix domain-containing protein → MKLISVKLPEALIEGMDELVKLGMYPSRSAVIRTAIRDLLRKELWKK
- a CDS encoding DUF4910 domain-containing protein: MNVYEALMNEFSISECLKILANISSYNRIQGSIELEEAADYIAKILNDNGLNTRIYSYSYKKKYGLMEALIGWNVKSAELSMVKPKERILHTINEAKTLVVTHSPGGEIEAPVVYIGKGEDDKDYENKNIEGKIILSYGNPYFVYKKALKKKAAGIIFYKKEAPENAIPYSGLFLDIEEANEANAIALNISKRNANMILNILEKNEEVILRAKVDIEYRDNPQIKIIETSIGDSEEEIDLVAHYCHPAGTINDNVSGSAGLIELAIAMKRALDKGKLEKPLRKICFLWYPEYYGTIAFLSNLKRKIFAAINLDMIGEKQEITGSTLMLVRAPYFKTSFVEAILYYEIEKVFSKIKSFSGLSSALSIKFSIVDYEAGSDHDIYLDFGIPAYMLNQWPDKFYHSSEDTIDKIDPYVLKEIAIASGVAAYKSASIEKFPEMKKYVYHYFMSLLHKKLGESMINKLNRIYEIREKEFYKEFFLVINKIDEKLGEKLKQFYKIEDKKEKKKYIRKFIGPLNLKWFIKNIGEEKIAWLKEIIDKEKYYSTIFFHALPMLLDKPISFEDIINKLEAEFGIEIDKEKIILLLNLLNECNLIIET
- a CDS encoding radical SAM protein, translated to MKVVEKEVKIDKWTQSICPVCQKIIPMHVYEENNVVYLEKTCSEHGKFEDIYWGDAELYKYWQKWDQAKYTGTGIKNPRTETINGCPFDCGICPAHKSHTVLSIIDVTNRCNMACPVCFAYAGAIGYVYEPSYEQILEMLKNLRSTKPWAPNAIQFSGGEPTLRNDLPKIIKEAKKLGFTHIEVNSNGIRLAEDIEYFKSIREAGMSTLYLQFDGLNPEIYKKLRGRTDLVPIKQKVIENARKIGLDSIVLVVTLARNVNDNELGNIINYAIQNKDVVRCVNIQPISFVGRATKEKIKEMRITTPDVLKLIEEQTNGAISRWDFRPVDWPVPISLAMEQVKNRLYPRFTMNPYCGAATFILVENGKITPITRMVDVDNFAETLWQIYYTSIEGSKTKAKLQLLKLLPLVKEEHVRKLFKEVLTKGSYKALGSLIRNMIMIGCMHFMDHNNFDLARVQRCVIHYALPNGSIIPFCTLNSLHRYPIEKEYSMSIEEWHKIHPNAKLNDYV
- a CDS encoding MFS transporter → MSFSKKAYIAILMMGIISLFGDIVYEGVRGIIPDYLKFLGASATIVGIIIGLGELISYFSRIVGGILADKTRSYWPLMLLGYGLIFSLPSLFFCNFFGGWILAALLIIIERFGKGIRAPARDTILSFVSTGVGAGKAFGLHELLDQIGAIIGPLIVAFIFAFTASYSISFLFLFLPYLLLLISLYLVYKFIKGYEVPYVTKKIEIGITKGMTLFYIFAITFNCIGIVPSSLILYRASQLADIGIIDRWFIPLLYAGIQLIDAPSALISGLLYDKIGLSTLVVPFTISFFISPILFIPSNSLWIVVASAILYGIVLGTQESIYRAAIADIVPQNMRGTAYGIINAALGISILIAGSMYGYLLDIKASLWIIVLITFFIEIFALILILFVISKIKKK